In a genomic window of Pelecanus crispus isolate bPelCri1 chromosome 1, bPelCri1.pri, whole genome shotgun sequence:
- the SSPN gene encoding LOW QUALITY PROTEIN: sarcospan (The sequence of the model RefSeq protein was modified relative to this genomic sequence to represent the inferred CDS: deleted 1 base in 1 codon): protein MWHFEALTICSKCFPYLFSLLDSNTRNNSASTKRSFGGQKNSHPHQCAHTHARENLKFIGMGKEEEKKPQHSTSLNNQSQTGKAPEGEKSTDSSKTQESAMKKKKKQKKTKGDPKTGQEEESHTCCGCRFPLLFALLQLALGISITVLGFLMAGISSSLLVRDTPYWAGIIVCVVSLVGFVMLCISYQPDEKTCVQFTVKLMYFLLSALGLVACVLAVAFAAHHYLQMTKFTCDTILESCQCKLDTADPLSRTFIYQDAADCGSLTSMLNLYLLLQMVLNLIAALVCLSVCFVMWKHRYQVFYVGVRFYPLTATEGQQQKV, encoded by the exons ATGTGGCATTTCGAAGCTCTGACAATCTGCTCCAAATGTTTTCCATATTTGTTCAGCCTCCTTGATTCAAATACCAGGAACAACTCAGCCAGCACAAAGCGAAGCTTTGGGGggcaaaaaaac tcacaccCCCATCagtgcgcacacacacacgcacgtgAAAACCTAAAGTTCATCGgcatgggaaaggaggaggagaagaaaccCCAGCACAGCACGTCCCTGAATAACCAGAGCCAGACAGGGAAGGCACCCGAAGGGGAGAAAAGCACCGACTCGAGCAAGACACAGGAGTCCGcgatgaagaagaagaagaagcagaagaaaaccaaggGGGATCCCAAAACTGGCCAGGAGGAGGAATCCCACACTTGTTGTGGCTGCCGTTTCCcgctgctgtttgctttgttgCAGCTGGCATTAGGCATCTCTATAACAGTGCTGGGCTTCCTTATGGCAGGCATCAGTTCTTCTCTGCTAGTCAGAGACACTCCATATTGGGCTGGGATAATT GTCTGTGTGGTGTCCTTAGTGGGATTTGTTATGCTTTGTATTTCGTACCAACCTGATGAGAAGACGTGTGTGCAGTTCACAGTAAAG CTGATGTATTTTCTCCTGAGTGCCCTGGGTCTGGTTGCCTGTGTTTTGGCAGTGGCTTTTGCTGCACACCATtatttgcagatgacaaaatTTACATGCGATACCATCCTTGAGTCCTGCCAGTGCAAGCTGGACACCGCAGACCCCCTCAGTAGGACCTTCATCTACCAGGACGCAGCGGACTGTGGCAGCCTCACCAGCATGCTCAACCTGTACTTACTTCTGCAGATGGTTCTCAATCTGATCGCAGCCCTGGTGTGTCTGTCGGTATGCTTCGTGATGTGGAAACACAGATACCAGGTCTTTTATGTGGGCGTTCGGTTCTACCCTTTAACTGCTACTGAAGGCCAGCAACAGAAAGTATAG